The proteins below come from a single Caulobacter segnis ATCC 21756 genomic window:
- a CDS encoding pyruvate dehydrogenase complex E1 component subunit beta, with translation MTDILMPALSPTMEEGTLAKWLVKEGDTIKAGDVIAEIETDKATMEVEAVDEGVVEAILVPAGSENVKVNTLIARLKGEGEAASTPAAAPAPAAEAAPAPVATAPAAGPISAASTFADPEVPAGTPMKKITVRDALRDAMAEEMRRDDRVFLMGEEVAQYQGAYKVSRDLLQEFGDKRVVDTPITEHGFAGMGVGAAMAGLKPIVEFMTWNFAMQAIDQIINSAAKTLYMSGGQIKSSIVFRGPNGAASRVAAQHSQDYAAWYGNVPGLKVIAPYDAADAKGLLKAAIRDPNPVVFLEHEMMYGHEFDIPDVEDWVVPIGKAKVRREGSDVTLVAYSRMVGFALKAAEELEKEGIQAEVVDLRTIRPMDHATILESVKKTNRLVTVEEGWGPMGVGAEIVARITEHGFDYLDAPPLRVHQEDVPLPYAANLEALSLPSVEKIVKAAKAVSYR, from the coding sequence GTGACGGACATCCTGATGCCCGCCCTTTCTCCCACCATGGAGGAAGGCACCCTGGCCAAATGGCTGGTCAAGGAAGGCGACACCATCAAGGCCGGCGACGTGATCGCCGAGATCGAGACCGACAAGGCGACGATGGAAGTCGAAGCCGTCGACGAAGGCGTGGTGGAAGCCATCCTGGTCCCGGCCGGCAGTGAGAACGTCAAGGTCAACACGCTGATCGCTCGCCTGAAGGGCGAAGGCGAAGCCGCCTCGACGCCCGCCGCTGCGCCGGCTCCGGCCGCTGAGGCCGCGCCGGCTCCGGTCGCCACGGCCCCGGCCGCCGGCCCGATCTCGGCCGCCTCGACCTTCGCCGATCCGGAAGTCCCGGCCGGCACGCCGATGAAGAAGATCACGGTCCGCGACGCCCTTCGCGACGCCATGGCCGAAGAGATGCGTCGCGACGACCGCGTGTTCCTGATGGGCGAGGAAGTCGCCCAGTACCAGGGCGCCTACAAGGTCAGCCGCGACCTGCTGCAGGAATTCGGCGACAAGCGCGTCGTCGACACCCCGATCACCGAGCACGGCTTCGCCGGCATGGGCGTCGGCGCGGCCATGGCCGGCCTGAAGCCGATCGTCGAGTTCATGACTTGGAACTTCGCCATGCAGGCGATCGACCAGATCATCAACTCGGCCGCCAAGACGCTCTACATGTCGGGCGGTCAGATCAAGTCGTCGATCGTGTTCCGCGGCCCCAACGGCGCGGCTTCGCGCGTGGCGGCTCAGCACAGCCAGGACTACGCCGCCTGGTACGGCAACGTCCCGGGCCTGAAGGTCATCGCGCCTTACGACGCCGCTGACGCCAAGGGCCTTCTGAAGGCCGCGATCCGCGATCCGAACCCGGTCGTCTTCCTCGAGCACGAGATGATGTACGGCCACGAGTTCGACATCCCGGACGTCGAGGACTGGGTCGTGCCGATCGGCAAGGCCAAGGTCCGTCGCGAAGGTTCGGACGTGACGCTGGTGGCCTACAGCCGAATGGTCGGCTTCGCGCTGAAAGCGGCCGAGGAGCTGGAGAAGGAAGGCATTCAGGCGGAGGTCGTCGACCTGCGCACGATCCGTCCGATGGACCACGCGACCATCCTGGAAAGCGTCAAGAAGACCAACCGCCTGGTCACGGTCGAGGAAGGCTGGGGCCCGATGGGCGTCGGCGCCGAGATCGTCGCCCGCATCACCGAGCACGGCTTCGACTACCTGGACGCCCCGCCGCTGCGGGTCCACCAGGAAGACGTGCCGCTGCCCTATGCGGCGAACCTGGAAGCCCTGTCGCTGCCCTCGGTCGAGAAGATCGTGAAGGCCGCGAAGGCGGTCAGCTACCGCTAA
- a CDS encoding pyruvate dehydrogenase complex dihydrolipoamide acetyltransferase — protein MSIDILMPALSPTMEEGTLAKWHVKVGDTVKAGDVIAEIETDKATMEVEAVDEGVVEAILVDAGTENVKVNALIAKLAGEGESPAPAPKAEAPKAAAAAPAPTAAPAAPAPAAPAPAAPVAADGSRVFASPLARRLASAAGLDLKSIKGTGPHGRVIKSDVEAAKSGAPAAKAAPASTSAAPAAAEPRKALSLEQMGIPAGSYDLVPLDGMRKTIARRLTDSFRDVPHFPLQIDLEIDALLAARAKINSLLEKQGVKVSVNDIVIKAAAVALKQVPEANASYTPEGIAMHHNADIAVAVAIDGGLITPIIRKAETKGLAQISAEMKDLAQRAKDKKLKPEEFQGGTFSISNLGMFGIKSFASIINEPQGAIMSVGAGEQRPVVKNGELKVATVMTVTLTCDHRVVDGAIGAKFLAAFKPLIEEPLTLIV, from the coding sequence ATGTCGATCGACATCCTGATGCCCGCCCTGTCGCCCACCATGGAGGAGGGGACCCTCGCCAAGTGGCACGTCAAGGTCGGTGACACCGTCAAGGCCGGCGACGTGATCGCCGAGATCGAAACCGACAAGGCCACTATGGAAGTCGAGGCCGTCGACGAAGGCGTGGTCGAGGCCATCCTGGTCGACGCCGGAACCGAGAACGTCAAGGTCAACGCCCTGATCGCCAAGCTGGCGGGCGAGGGCGAGAGCCCCGCGCCGGCCCCGAAGGCCGAGGCGCCCAAGGCCGCCGCCGCTGCTCCGGCCCCGACGGCTGCTCCCGCCGCCCCGGCTCCTGCCGCGCCCGCGCCGGCGGCTCCGGTCGCCGCCGACGGCTCGCGCGTCTTCGCCTCGCCGCTGGCGCGTCGTCTGGCCTCGGCCGCTGGCCTGGACCTGAAGAGCATCAAGGGCACCGGCCCGCACGGCCGTGTCATCAAGTCCGACGTCGAGGCCGCCAAGTCGGGCGCGCCCGCCGCCAAGGCCGCTCCGGCCTCGACCAGCGCCGCTCCGGCCGCCGCCGAGCCCCGCAAGGCTCTGTCGCTGGAGCAGATGGGCATCCCCGCCGGCTCGTACGACCTCGTCCCGCTGGACGGCATGCGCAAGACGATCGCGCGTCGCCTGACGGATAGCTTCCGCGACGTGCCGCACTTCCCGCTGCAGATCGATCTCGAGATCGACGCCCTGCTGGCGGCCCGCGCCAAGATCAACAGCCTGCTGGAAAAGCAGGGCGTGAAGGTCTCGGTCAACGACATCGTCATCAAGGCCGCCGCCGTGGCCCTGAAGCAGGTGCCGGAAGCCAACGCCAGCTACACGCCTGAAGGCATCGCCATGCACCACAACGCCGACATCGCGGTGGCCGTGGCGATCGACGGCGGGCTGATCACCCCGATCATCCGCAAGGCCGAAACCAAGGGCCTGGCCCAAATCTCGGCCGAGATGAAGGACCTGGCCCAGCGCGCCAAGGACAAGAAGCTGAAGCCCGAGGAATTCCAGGGCGGCACCTTCTCGATCTCGAACCTCGGCATGTTCGGCATCAAGTCGTTCGCCTCGATCATCAACGAGCCGCAAGGCGCGATCATGAGCGTCGGCGCGGGCGAACAGCGTCCGGTCGTCAAGAACGGCGAGCTCAAGGTCGCCACGGTCATGACCGTGACCCTGACCTGCGATCACCGCGTGGTCGACGGCGCGATCGGCGCCAAGTTCCTGGCGGCCTTCAAGCCGTTGATCGAAGAGCCGCTGACCCTGATCGTCTAA
- a CDS encoding glutathione peroxidase encodes MSVYDYSAKTLDGQDASLAEYRGQVLLIVNTASKCGFTPQYEGLEQLWRTYKDRGFTILAFPCNQFGAQEPGDASEIANFCSLTYDVTFPVMSKIDVNGGDAHPLYKFLKKEQKGLLGTEAIKWNFTKFLIGRDGEVVERFAPTTKPEDLTAAIEALL; translated from the coding sequence ATGTCCGTCTACGACTACTCGGCCAAGACGCTGGACGGCCAGGACGCGAGCTTGGCCGAGTATCGCGGCCAGGTTCTGCTGATCGTCAACACGGCCAGCAAGTGCGGCTTCACTCCCCAGTACGAGGGGCTGGAGCAGCTGTGGCGGACCTACAAGGATCGTGGCTTCACGATCCTGGCCTTCCCCTGCAACCAGTTCGGCGCCCAGGAGCCGGGTGATGCGTCCGAGATCGCGAACTTCTGCTCGCTGACCTATGACGTCACCTTCCCGGTGATGTCGAAGATCGACGTCAACGGCGGCGACGCCCACCCGCTCTACAAGTTCCTCAAGAAGGAACAGAAGGGCCTGCTGGGCACCGAGGCGATCAAGTGGAACTTCACCAAGTTCCTGATCGGCCGTGACGGCGAGGTGGTGGAGCGGTTCGCGCCCACCACCAAGCCTGAAGACCTGACGGCGGCGATCGAAGCGCTGCTCTGA
- the lpdA gene encoding dihydrolipoyl dehydrogenase produces the protein MSTEFDVVVIGAGPGGYVAAIRASQLGLKTAIVERENLGGICLNWGCIPTKALLKSGEIYEQLSHLGGYGLSVEKASFDFTKIIERSRGVAKQMSSGIAFLMKKHKIEVIEGEAKLEKGNPAPKLVIALKAGGSRTVQAKNVILASGARAREIPAIGAVSDGDKIWTYRDALAPKSMPKSLVVIGSGAIGIEFASFYRALGAEVTVVEAIDRIMPVEDEEVSKAAQKAFEKRGIKFRIGAKVGKIEKTKDGVAVTVEASGKIEQLTAEKCIVAVGIAPNNEGLEALGVSLDRGHVVTDKHGRTNVPGLYAIGDIAGGPWLAHKASHEGIHAAEAIASYKTPNVHSPIPGCTYANPQVASVGYTEAGAKAAGIEVKAGRFPFRVNGKAVAAGEVEGFVKTVFDAKTGALIGAHMIGHEVTEMIQGFVTAITLEATEEDLHGIVYAHPTMSEAMHEAALDAYGRVLHI, from the coding sequence ATGTCCACGGAATTCGATGTCGTCGTCATCGGCGCCGGTCCTGGCGGCTATGTGGCCGCGATCCGCGCCAGCCAGTTGGGCCTGAAGACGGCCATCGTCGAGCGTGAGAACCTGGGCGGCATCTGCCTGAACTGGGGCTGCATCCCCACCAAGGCCCTGCTGAAGTCCGGCGAAATCTACGAGCAGCTCTCGCACCTGGGCGGCTACGGCCTGTCGGTCGAGAAGGCTTCGTTCGACTTCACCAAGATCATCGAGCGCTCGCGCGGCGTCGCCAAGCAGATGTCGAGCGGCATCGCCTTCCTGATGAAGAAGCACAAGATCGAGGTGATCGAGGGCGAGGCCAAGCTCGAGAAGGGTAATCCCGCGCCCAAGCTCGTCATCGCGCTGAAGGCCGGCGGCAGCCGCACGGTTCAGGCCAAGAACGTGATCCTGGCCAGCGGCGCCCGCGCCCGCGAGATCCCGGCCATCGGCGCGGTCTCGGACGGCGACAAGATCTGGACCTACCGCGACGCCCTGGCGCCCAAGAGCATGCCTAAGTCGCTGGTCGTGATCGGCTCGGGCGCCATCGGCATCGAGTTCGCCAGCTTCTACCGCGCGCTGGGCGCTGAAGTGACCGTCGTCGAAGCCATCGACCGCATCATGCCTGTCGAGGACGAAGAGGTCTCCAAGGCCGCCCAGAAGGCGTTCGAGAAGCGCGGCATCAAGTTCCGCATCGGCGCCAAGGTCGGCAAGATCGAGAAGACCAAGGACGGCGTCGCCGTCACGGTCGAGGCCAGCGGCAAGATCGAGCAGTTGACCGCCGAGAAGTGCATCGTCGCCGTCGGCATCGCGCCAAACAACGAGGGCCTGGAAGCGCTGGGCGTCAGCCTGGATCGCGGTCACGTCGTCACCGACAAGCACGGCCGCACCAACGTGCCGGGCCTCTACGCCATCGGCGACATCGCCGGCGGTCCCTGGCTCGCCCACAAGGCCAGCCACGAGGGCATCCACGCCGCCGAGGCCATCGCCAGCTACAAGACCCCCAACGTCCACTCGCCGATCCCCGGCTGCACCTACGCCAACCCGCAGGTCGCCTCGGTCGGCTACACCGAAGCCGGCGCCAAGGCCGCGGGCATCGAGGTCAAGGCGGGCCGCTTCCCGTTCCGTGTCAACGGCAAGGCCGTGGCCGCGGGCGAGGTCGAGGGCTTCGTGAAGACCGTGTTCGACGCCAAGACTGGCGCCCTGATCGGGGCCCACATGATCGGCCACGAAGTGACCGAGATGATCCAGGGCTTCGTCACCGCGATCACCCTGGAAGCGACCGAGGAAGACCTGCACGGCATCGTCTATGCTCACCCGACCATGTCGGAAGCCATGCACGAGGCCGCCCTGGACGCCTACGGCCGAGTCCTGCACATCTAG
- a CDS encoding DUF6880 family protein has translation MARKAAATGEKPAKARKGSKTTLSEANLADLGPERLAAILLDLSSDSHVKRVLRLELFAESSAEGLALEISKRLATIGKSSSRIHWRKRAAFAKDLDLHRRMIERLAEDDATAALDLMLDLLDLATPTLDRLSQAEGPIGEVFLAARDGVGAIAAKAMPDPVALADRVARLLRRDDYAQFGPLVNAVTPALGAKGQAHLRETLEKMLAARLTRSAHLFDAQGAIYKDALRRLADASGDVDAFEATFSPELRRTPLVSAEIARRLLEAGRAEDALGTLQAGAPGEQRGRHQSAVEERVAWEDAMLEALEATGHHEEAQKRRWADFEATLSISRLRAYLKGLPDFDDVEAEDQAKAVAKRFPRFDTALAFLVSWPDLPAAARLVLSRSGEINGADDTLVVEAARRLEGSHPLAATLLLRASIQYVLTYGVATRYAEAARQLLEAESLSAMIGDYGEYPDHAAFVSDLRALHSRKQGFRAELEALGGAF, from the coding sequence ATGGCGCGCAAGGCAGCCGCGACGGGCGAGAAGCCGGCCAAGGCCAGGAAGGGGTCCAAGACGACCCTTTCCGAAGCCAACCTGGCTGACCTGGGTCCAGAGCGCCTGGCCGCCATCCTGCTCGACCTCTCCAGCGACAGCCACGTTAAGCGCGTGCTGCGTCTCGAGTTGTTCGCGGAGTCCAGCGCCGAGGGCTTGGCGCTAGAGATCTCGAAGCGCCTCGCGACGATCGGTAAATCCTCGTCGCGCATCCACTGGCGCAAGCGAGCCGCCTTCGCCAAGGATCTCGACCTGCATCGCCGCATGATCGAGCGGCTGGCGGAGGACGACGCGACAGCCGCGCTGGACCTGATGCTGGACCTGCTGGATCTGGCGACGCCCACTTTGGATCGCCTCAGCCAGGCGGAAGGCCCGATCGGCGAAGTCTTTCTGGCCGCGCGCGACGGCGTCGGCGCGATCGCCGCCAAGGCCATGCCCGATCCCGTCGCGCTGGCCGACCGGGTCGCAAGGCTGCTGCGGCGTGACGACTACGCTCAGTTTGGACCGCTGGTGAACGCCGTGACGCCGGCGCTCGGCGCCAAGGGGCAGGCGCATCTGCGCGAGACGCTGGAAAAGATGCTCGCCGCGCGCTTGACCCGCTCGGCGCATCTCTTCGACGCCCAGGGCGCGATCTACAAGGACGCCTTGCGCCGCCTGGCCGACGCCAGCGGCGATGTCGACGCCTTCGAGGCGACCTTCTCGCCGGAGCTGCGCAGAACGCCTCTGGTCTCCGCGGAGATCGCGCGGCGGCTGCTGGAAGCGGGGAGGGCTGAGGACGCCCTGGGGACCCTGCAGGCTGGCGCGCCAGGAGAGCAGCGCGGTCGTCACCAGAGCGCCGTCGAGGAGCGCGTCGCCTGGGAAGACGCGATGCTGGAGGCGCTGGAGGCGACGGGCCATCACGAGGAGGCTCAAAAGCGCCGTTGGGCGGACTTCGAGGCGACGCTGTCAATCAGCCGCCTGCGCGCCTATCTGAAGGGCCTGCCGGATTTCGACGACGTCGAGGCCGAGGACCAGGCCAAGGCGGTCGCCAAGCGCTTCCCGCGCTTCGACACGGCTCTGGCCTTCCTGGTCTCCTGGCCTGACCTTCCGGCGGCCGCCCGGCTGGTGCTGTCGCGGTCGGGCGAGATCAATGGCGCGGACGACACTCTGGTCGTCGAGGCCGCGCGCCGGCTGGAGGGCAGTCATCCTCTGGCGGCCACCCTGTTGCTGCGAGCGTCAATCCAGTACGTCCTGACCTACGGCGTGGCGACCCGCTATGCGGAAGCCGCCCGCCAATTGCTTGAGGCGGAGTCCTTGTCGGCCATGATCGGGGACTATGGCGAGTACCCCGACCACGCCGCGTTCGTCTCGGATCTGCGTGCGCTGCACAGCCGCAAACAGGGCTTCCGCGCGGAGCTGGAAGCCCTGGGCGGCGCCTTCTAG
- a CDS encoding DoxX family protein yields MERLVIWSPRVLSVLRIVAALLFMEHGLMKLLHFPAAQPGAPDPLPPLLLAAAWLEIIGGVLLTVGLFTRPVAFVLSGQMAIAYFLAHGSKGFWPALNGGEAAILFCFVFLYLVFQGPGEWSVDAQVRKRP; encoded by the coding sequence ATGGAACGCCTCGTCATCTGGTCGCCCCGCGTCCTCAGCGTGCTGCGTATCGTCGCCGCCCTGCTCTTCATGGAGCATGGGCTGATGAAGCTGCTGCACTTCCCGGCCGCTCAACCCGGCGCTCCGGATCCGCTGCCACCGCTGCTGCTGGCGGCGGCCTGGCTCGAGATCATCGGCGGCGTCCTGCTCACGGTCGGCCTGTTCACCCGACCGGTCGCTTTCGTGCTGTCCGGCCAGATGGCCATCGCCTATTTCCTGGCGCACGGAAGCAAGGGCTTCTGGCCGGCCCTGAATGGCGGCGAAGCGGCGATCCTGTTCTGCTTCGTCTTTTTATACCTGGTGTTCCAGGGACCCGGCGAGTGGAGCGTAGACGCCCAAGTGCGCAAACGTCCCTAG
- a CDS encoding AMP-binding protein, with amino-acid sequence MPVAYDARNGQKALFDALIDARDKYGARKQILEDQDRNPLSYTDLIRASFALGRKIAAMTRPGENVGVLLPSGAGAVVTFFALHAFGRVPTMLNFTAGLRNIKAACRLAGIKRVLTAHKFVELGKLHDIIDAIGVQAEITYLEDVRATIGLGDKLFAAAAGLFPRQFRAPAKPSDKGVVLFTSGSFGAPRGVVLTQENLVQNAVQIAAHIELDPNWVMFNPLPVFHCFGLTGGVVLPILTGMKAFQYPSPLHTKQIPPLIKDCKASILLATDTFVNQYARASDTDELAGLKFIVCGAEKVRDETHALIKERFGGVPVLEGYGATEASPVIAVNKPLDNRPGTVGGLLPGQEVRIEPVEGIAEGGRFFVRGPNIMAGYLREDGGVDPPEDGWHDTGDVVTMTDDQWITIKGRVKRFAKIGGEMVSLTAAEDLASAVWPDGRHAVISLPDKKKGEKLILVTDRPDADVAPLVAHAQTIGAPELAVPRKILKVTEVPVLGSGKTDYVAIQRMAETDTRAA; translated from the coding sequence ATGCCGGTAGCTTACGACGCGCGAAACGGCCAAAAAGCCCTCTTCGACGCCCTTATCGACGCCCGCGACAAGTATGGCGCTAGGAAGCAGATCCTGGAGGACCAGGATCGCAATCCGCTCAGCTATACGGACCTGATCCGGGCCAGCTTCGCCTTGGGCCGCAAGATCGCCGCCATGACCCGTCCTGGCGAGAACGTCGGCGTGCTTTTGCCGTCTGGCGCGGGGGCGGTGGTGACCTTCTTCGCCCTGCACGCCTTTGGCCGCGTGCCGACCATGCTGAACTTCACGGCGGGCCTGCGGAACATCAAGGCCGCCTGCCGACTGGCGGGGATCAAACGCGTCCTGACCGCCCATAAGTTCGTGGAGCTCGGCAAGCTTCACGACATCATCGATGCGATCGGGGTGCAGGCCGAGATCACCTATCTCGAGGACGTGCGCGCCACGATCGGCCTGGGCGACAAGCTGTTCGCCGCGGCCGCCGGCTTGTTCCCGCGCCAGTTCCGCGCACCGGCCAAGCCCTCTGACAAGGGCGTGGTGCTATTTACCTCAGGCAGCTTTGGCGCGCCGCGCGGCGTGGTCCTGACCCAGGAGAACCTTGTCCAGAACGCCGTGCAGATCGCGGCGCACATCGAACTCGATCCCAACTGGGTGATGTTCAACCCGCTGCCGGTGTTTCACTGCTTCGGCCTGACCGGCGGCGTGGTCCTGCCGATCCTGACCGGCATGAAGGCGTTCCAGTACCCGTCGCCCCTGCACACCAAGCAGATCCCGCCGCTGATCAAGGACTGTAAGGCCTCAATCCTGCTGGCGACCGACACCTTCGTAAACCAGTACGCCCGCGCCTCCGACACCGACGAGTTGGCGGGGCTAAAGTTCATCGTCTGCGGCGCCGAGAAGGTGCGCGATGAGACCCACGCCTTGATCAAGGAGCGCTTCGGCGGCGTGCCTGTGCTGGAAGGCTATGGCGCGACCGAGGCCTCGCCTGTCATCGCCGTGAACAAGCCGCTCGACAATCGCCCGGGCACGGTCGGCGGCCTGCTGCCGGGCCAGGAGGTGCGGATCGAGCCCGTCGAGGGCATCGCCGAGGGCGGTCGCTTCTTCGTGCGCGGCCCCAACATCATGGCTGGCTATCTGCGCGAGGACGGCGGCGTCGATCCTCCCGAGGACGGCTGGCACGACACCGGCGACGTGGTCACCATGACCGACGACCAGTGGATCACCATCAAGGGCCGCGTGAAGCGCTTCGCCAAGATCGGCGGCGAGATGGTCTCCCTGACGGCCGCCGAGGACCTGGCGTCCGCCGTGTGGCCGGACGGTCGTCACGCGGTCATCTCCCTGCCGGACAAGAAAAAGGGCGAGAAGCTGATCCTGGTCACCGACCGCCCCGACGCCGACGTCGCGCCTCTGGTCGCCCACGCCCAGACGATCGGGGCGCCGGAATTGGCCGTGCCGCGCAAGATTCTGAAGGTCACCGAGGTGCCCGTGCTGGGCAGTGGCAAAACCGACTATGTCGCGATCCAGCGCATGGCCGAGACCGACACCCGCGCGGCGTGA
- the lipA gene encoding lipoyl synthase encodes MATVIDTLKARGSEDRAARHPEKQNRPDTPVLRKPEWLRVRAPGSGQYNETKSIVRENRLHTVCEEAACPNIGECWSQKHATMMIMGEICTRACAFCNVTTGLPTQLDPDEPRRVAEAVAKMGLKHVVITSVDRDDLLDGGARHFAEVVTAIRAAAPGTTIEILTPDFLRKDGAETVVIDSKPDVFNHNLETVPRLYLKIRPGARYYNSLRLLDRVKQRDPSQFTKSGLMVGLGETKEEVMQVMDDMRSAGVDFITIGQYLQPTRKHAAVERFVTPEEFKAYEAIARAKGFLMVSSSPLTRSSHHAGDDFAKLQAARRALDARKA; translated from the coding sequence ATGGCCACGGTGATCGACACCCTCAAGGCTCGCGGCTCGGAAGACCGGGCGGCGCGCCACCCCGAAAAGCAGAACCGTCCTGATACGCCGGTGCTCCGCAAACCCGAGTGGCTGCGCGTCCGCGCCCCGGGTTCGGGTCAGTACAACGAGACCAAGAGCATCGTGCGGGAAAACCGCCTGCATACGGTCTGCGAGGAAGCGGCCTGTCCGAACATCGGCGAGTGCTGGAGCCAGAAGCACGCGACCATGATGATCATGGGCGAGATCTGCACCCGCGCCTGCGCCTTCTGCAACGTCACGACCGGCCTGCCGACCCAGCTGGACCCCGACGAACCGCGCCGTGTGGCCGAGGCCGTCGCCAAGATGGGTCTCAAGCACGTGGTCATCACCTCGGTCGACCGCGACGACCTGCTGGACGGCGGCGCGCGTCACTTCGCCGAGGTGGTCACCGCGATCCGCGCGGCTGCGCCGGGAACGACGATCGAAATCCTGACCCCGGACTTCCTGCGCAAGGACGGGGCCGAGACGGTGGTGATCGACTCCAAGCCGGACGTCTTCAACCACAATCTCGAGACCGTGCCGCGGCTCTATCTGAAGATCCGCCCCGGCGCGCGCTACTACAACTCGCTGCGCCTGCTGGACCGCGTGAAGCAGCGCGATCCCTCCCAGTTCACCAAGTCCGGCCTGATGGTCGGCTTGGGCGAGACCAAGGAGGAGGTCATGCAGGTGATGGACGACATGCGCTCGGCCGGAGTCGACTTCATCACCATCGGCCAGTATCTGCAGCCGACCCGCAAGCACGCGGCCGTCGAACGGTTCGTCACGCCCGAGGAGTTCAAGGCCTACGAGGCGATCGCCCGGGCCAAGGGCTTCCTGATGGTCTCGTCCAGCCCGCTGACCCGCTCGTCGCACCACGCTGGCGACGACTTCGCCAAGCTGCAGGCCGCGCGCCGCGCGCTCGACGCCCGCAAGGCCTGA
- a CDS encoding type II toxin-antitoxin system RatA family toxin produces the protein MHRHVVTRVLPYAPEQLFQLVGDVEAYPSFVPWITGMRTWNAREDGPISTVDAEAQVGFSFLREKFATRVRRDSDALSIDVNLLYGPFKRLANAWRFIPEEGATRIEFTIEFAFKSLMLDALLAANVDKAAGKLIACFEDRARQIYGSQA, from the coding sequence TTGCATCGTCACGTGGTGACGCGCGTGCTGCCGTACGCGCCGGAGCAACTGTTCCAACTCGTCGGCGACGTCGAGGCCTATCCCAGCTTCGTGCCGTGGATCACCGGCATGCGCACCTGGAACGCGCGTGAGGACGGGCCAATCAGCACCGTCGACGCCGAGGCCCAGGTCGGCTTCTCGTTCCTGCGCGAGAAGTTCGCGACGCGAGTTCGCCGCGATAGCGACGCGCTCAGCATCGACGTCAATCTGCTGTACGGCCCGTTCAAGCGCCTGGCGAACGCCTGGCGCTTCATTCCGGAAGAGGGCGCGACGCGCATCGAGTTCACGATCGAATTCGCCTTCAAGTCGCTGATGCTGGACGCGCTGCTGGCCGCCAATGTCGACAAGGCCGCCGGCAAGTTGATCGCGTGCTTCGAGGATCGCGCTCGGCAGATCTACGGATCGCAGGCCTAG
- a CDS encoding FUSC family protein translates to MPETSPSDWRRFTGANLSQRALKAAAARKTEIRHAIRVSAAAGAAYALATLLRLPQGYWAVFTAVIVVQASLGATITASIERFLGTVVGALAGAVAAYLHTRWPEFGGLILCVTVALLAFLVSMRPSLKAAPVTAVIMLIGTTTHMDPLIAAGLRVAEITVGSLVGVAATLLIFPARAHASVVASIQKIAGLQAHILESHVLALRGTPGPTDYLKAQDDLRAALAKLQTAVTEADRESASRLSDRSVSEALPRTLWRLRNDTVMVSRAVRGDLPDAIAPAAADMLEACSQFLRASADLLAGGPKPDRIGFAAAHQTFQTCFEGLREKGVTRDLEFDGAARVFGLVFAIENLFANLGDFEERVEEAVGPKD, encoded by the coding sequence GTGCCTGAGACCTCGCCCAGCGATTGGCGGCGCTTCACCGGCGCCAACCTCTCGCAGCGGGCGCTGAAAGCCGCCGCCGCCCGCAAGACGGAGATCCGCCACGCCATTCGCGTCTCCGCCGCCGCCGGCGCGGCCTACGCCCTGGCGACCCTGCTGCGCCTGCCACAGGGCTACTGGGCGGTGTTCACCGCCGTCATCGTGGTCCAGGCGAGCCTTGGCGCGACGATCACCGCATCGATCGAGCGCTTCCTGGGCACGGTGGTCGGGGCCCTCGCCGGCGCCGTGGCGGCCTATCTCCATACGCGCTGGCCGGAGTTCGGCGGCCTGATCCTGTGCGTGACGGTGGCGTTGCTCGCTTTCCTGGTCTCGATGAGGCCTTCGCTGAAGGCGGCCCCGGTCACCGCCGTGATCATGCTGATCGGCACGACGACGCACATGGACCCGCTGATCGCCGCCGGTCTCCGGGTCGCCGAGATCACGGTCGGCAGCTTGGTCGGTGTCGCGGCGACGTTGCTGATCTTCCCTGCGCGCGCCCACGCGTCCGTCGTCGCCAGCATCCAGAAGATCGCCGGCCTGCAGGCGCACATCCTGGAAAGCCACGTCCTGGCGCTTCGCGGAACGCCTGGCCCGACGGACTACCTCAAGGCTCAGGACGATCTCCGCGCGGCGCTCGCCAAGCTTCAGACGGCCGTGACGGAAGCCGATCGCGAAAGCGCCTCGCGACTGAGCGATCGTTCGGTGTCCGAGGCCTTGCCACGGACGTTGTGGCGACTGCGCAATGACACGGTGATGGTCAGCCGCGCCGTGCGAGGCGATTTGCCGGACGCCATCGCGCCCGCCGCCGCCGACATGCTCGAGGCCTGCAGCCAATTCCTGAGAGCATCGGCGGACCTCCTTGCCGGCGGGCCCAAGCCAGACCGCATAGGCTTTGCGGCCGCTCACCAGACCTTCCAGACGTGTTTCGAGGGCTTGCGCGAAAAGGGCGTCACCCGCGATCTCGAGTTCGACGGCGCCGCGCGGGTGTTCGGCCTGGTGTTCGCGATCGAGAACCTGTTCGCCAATCTTGGCGACTTCGAGGAACGCGTCGAGGAGGCCGTCGGGCCGAAGGACTAG